The genomic DNA TTAATAAGCGATTAGAAAGATACAGATTTCTTGTGACTTGGATGCCTTCTTGTTTAGGAACTGTACCTTCAAGTCTTGAACAGTAGTTGAACACTTGAACTGATAGACCATCAGATGGGTTGCTTtcaataattacaaataggcgcCCTTCACCTGTCTTGAAGCCAAACTGGCAATCCAGCAAATGAATCGACACAGTGCTCCGGGGCCTGACGGATTTGGGCCAGGCTTCTATGCTGCGGCTTGGGACACTGTCAAAGATAAGGTCATGAACCTCGTGCAGGCCTTTGCCACTGGGGAGGTCGACTTGGACAGAATCAACAGAGCATACATTGTCTTGTTGCCTAAAAAGACTGGTGCAGTCAAGCCAGGAGATTTCCGCCCGATTTGTCTGCAGAACTGCCCAATGAAAATCCTAGCAAAAATGCTTACCACCCGGCTCCAGCAAGAGATTGCCAAGCTCATTGATTTGGACAAGACGGGCTTCATCAAGGGACGCTCAATATCGGAAAACTTCATCTATGCCATGGAACTTGTCCAATATTGCCATAAACGTAAGCTGCCGGCTCTCGTTCTTAAGCTGGGCTTCGCAAAAGCTTTTGACTCCGGACAGCTTACTACGCATCCTCGACCACAGAGGCTTCCCTTCAACCTGGTGTTCCTGGATCCAACATATCTTAAGCACCTCCAAGTCTGCAATTCTCCTGAATGGGTGCCCTGGAAAATGGTTCACCTGTAAACGTGGACTAAGGCAAGGCGATCCCCTTTCGCCCTACCTCTTCCTACTGGTTGCTGATGTTCTGCAGATGTTAATCAAGTCCGACGGCGGCGTCCACCACCCGGCTGCAGACAGCATTGCATGCCCGGTTCTTCAGTACGCGGACGGCACGTTGATCGTCCTCAAAGCGGCTACAACTGACGTCCTCCGACTGAAACAACTGCTGGACCAGTTTGCAGAGGCCACTGGGTTACAGATCAACTTTCATAAGAGCACGGTGGTTCCCAGGAACGTGGATGCTGAGGAACTGCCGCATCTTATTTCCATCCTTGGCTGCTGGCAAGAACAGTTCCCACAGAAGTACCTGGGGATGCCATTATCCAATGTGAAACTTAACCTGAATGCTTTTGCCCCCTTGATTGCCCGAGCAGACAGGTATCTGGTAGGTTGGCAAGCGTCGCTGCTTAATGCAATGGGTACAACTGTGTTGGTAAATGCTGTGCTCGACAGCGCCCTGTTTTACATCCTCTCTGCAATGCTTCTTCCTCAAGGGACCATCGATGAGCTTGACAAACGGAGACGTGCCTTCTTATGGTCAGGTGAATCCTCTACTTCTCGGTGCCCAATGCCTGATTGCTTGGGAGCGTGTCTGTGTTCCCAAGGAACAAGGAGGACTTGGCGTCAAGGACCTACGGACGTTCAATCAGTGCCTCGTGCTGAAGCTCCTGCATCGCCTACATCATCCTGGTGACTAGTCCTGGGCAAAATGGATCCAAGATCAGATCACTCTTGCCTCGCTGCAAGGGGAAGTGAGGGGCTCGCACTGGGACGACCTGCGTGAACTCCTGCCGGTTTACAGGGCCATCGCGGTCTCTGTTATTGGCGACGGCTTATCAACCTCCTTTTGGTTTGACAACTGGCTGCCCACAGGCCAACTCGTCGAGGCTTTCCCGGCCCTCCACAGCCATGCAACCAAGGAGACTGCTTCTGTTGCTGAAGCATTGTCCCAGCCGCTCCGCACGCACTTTGTGTCACGCCTGACCAGAGCGGCGGCCGCCGAACTTGCAGCTCTGGACGGACTCCTGGATGATGTTGCCCTCTCTGATGCACCTGACCAACGACGCTGCTCTCTCGCAGCAACAGACGGCGTGCTGCGTGCTGGCCCTGTGTACTCCACGGCAATGCAGGTCCGCCCTGACGAGAACTGCACCTTCTACAAGTTTGTGTGGCTAAACCATGCGCCGCCTCGGGTACGTTTCTTCGCATGGCTGCTGGTCCAGCACAGGATACAGTGCAAAACAAACCTACTGCACAAGAACATCGTCGACAATGTCTTTGTGAGGTTTGCAACTCTGGAAGTGAATCCACAGACCACTTGATCCTGCACTGCTCCTTCGCCACTCAGTTCTGGGCAGCAATTGGGGTGGAAATCAGTGGTACAGCCTCTGTATCAACACTGTGGGAGCTTCAACGGCCGCCCACCGTCCCAGACGCTTTCTACTCTACGTACCTCCTCCTGTGCTCTTGGCAGCTGTGGAAGCACAGGCATGATGTTGTGTTCAGAGGATTGGAGCCCTCTCTGCCACGCCTCCTGCTCTCCTGCAAAGAGGAAGCTCGCTTATGGTCTTGCCGACTACCGAGGGCCGATCGATTGGTAGCTGAAGCCTGGTGTGCACCATTTAGTTTCAATATGTAAAATGCGACACGCATCCCCCTCCCCCATCAATTGTAAAATGCTGAAACTCATTGTTTTGTTGAGCTTGCGATAAGCTCTGAAGTAATACAAAGTAGGTGGGGATGCTCTCCCCCTCGAatcgctcaaaaaaaaaatagtttgccTTGCGACAATAGAGTCTTCTGATTGGATAATAGTTGGGCGGTTCACTTGGGCAACTTACATTAAACCACTATTGATGTGGATCTGTTTTCTTATGTTCTGTAGTTCTGTTGTTTTTCAGAAAAGAACTCGATTGTTTTTTGCAATCTGTAATTGAACACTTGAACAGATATACCATCAGATGGGTTGCTTTGGCAGTTAGGTTCTTCAGCATTCCACAGTGTTGCTTACAAACTACAAACTTGGATTACTGCAAATTTGCAGCATTTCAATTATGAGTTGCCATTTACTTACCCTCGAGCCTCGATCTGACCTGTTGTTGGTTGCAGTGTCGGACTACTACCAGTTTGATGATTTGCTGACTGATGAAGACAAGGCACTCAGGAAGAAGGTCCGAGGTATTATGGAAAAGGAAATCGCACCCATTATGCCTGAAGTAAGTTCTTGCTAAAGACAGTTACAAGCCTTTCTGATTTCTCACATGTCACAATATGCATGACATGGAGTAGCTTTTTTGTGAAACATATCATTTGTGCAAACCTTGTAGTAGTGCACTACGCTTCTGGTTTTTTTGCTGTGAGATACGGTTGTTTACTCCATAGTTCTGACTTGCTGATGTGCTGCAAGCCGTATCTTGTCACGGTGTCATTTTACTTCTGCAGTACTGGGAGAAGGCGGAATTCCCATTTCATGCCATTCCTAAACTTGCAACTCTTGGCCTAGCTGGAGGTACAACAAAGGTACAAACCAAACTAGTTCTATCTGTGCTCCATCTTCGATTGTCAGCTCTCACCCATATGCTCAACATGTGACTGAAATTTTATTGTTGTTATTTGTGCTTGGGAATTTCAGGGATATGGGTGCCCAGGACTATCACTTACAGCTAGTGCTATTTCAACAGCAGAAGTTGCACGGGTCGATGCAAGCTGCTCCACGTTTATTCTAGTGCATGCCTCTCTTGTAATGCCCACGATTGGTAATCTAGCTTTGTTTCGTTACCATTTATACTTTATGTTCCATGGGATACCAAGAACAATAACTTTGTACACCCAAGCTAAGTGTTTCAATTCTTATTTTTGGTCAAGCGTAGATCTTTGTGGGTCAGAGGTTCAAAAGCAGAAGTACTTACCATCTCTTGCTGAGTTTAAAACTCTCGGTTGTTGGGTGAGTTCCATTGTCCAATTTATATTTTAGCGCTTTGTGCTTATACTGTCAGCACTTCAGTATTGAGCATGCTATTTGACACTTCACCTCTCTGAGAGGATTGTCTGCTTTCTGCAGGCATTGACAGAACCAGATTATGGAAGTGATGCAAGCTCCTTAAGGACTGCAGCAACCAAGGTTAAATTAGTTTGGAAGCGTAACATTTTTCTGAAAGATCAATTTGCAAATATTAGGTGAGATGACAACATGACCTTTCCGCACTACCTTATAATGTTGGTTTTTATTTTGGAAGGTACCTGGTGGTTGGCATTTAGATGGTCAAAAGCGGTGGATAGGTAACAGCACTTTTGCAGATATGCTCATCATTTTAGCGAGGAATGCAGATACAAACCAACTAAATGGGTAATcgtcttttcctttttttttcctgtcttTATGTTGCCGGCACTGTTTCTATTGCCCCTAAATGTCAGTATGAAGCTATATCTTTTGTTTGTCAATGAAAATATTATCCTGCTCGCTGATACTGAATATGAGACACTTGCTCTAGATTTATTGTAAAGAAAGGAGCTCCCGGTCTGAAAGCCACAAAAATTGAAAACAAAATTGGACTGAGAATGGTACAAAATGGAGACATAGTTCTAAATAAAGTATTTGTCCCTGAGGAAGACAGATTACCTGGCATCAATTCATTTAAGGATATAAACAAGGTGCTGGATACATCTTTTACCACCTCCTCTGCCCCATTTTTTGGATGAAGATTTTTATTAAGTTTTAAACTTCCTAAGCAGGTGTTTGCCATGTCTCGCGTTATGGTGGCATGGCAGCCAATAGGCATATCAATGGGAGTTTTTGACATGTGCCATAGGTGTGTATCACATCAGCACATCTGGCTTTAGTTTATTCGATCTGATAGCATTAAACTTCCACTATCTCACAATCTGTCACTAACTAGGTATTTGAAAGAAAGGAAGCAATTTGGAGCTCCGCTGGCTGCTTTTCAGCTCAACCAAGAAAAGCTTGTTCGAATGCTCGGCAACATTCAGGCCATGGTTCTCGTTGGCTGGAGACTGTGCAAGCTCTACGAGTCAGGCAAAATGACATCAGGTCATAGTAGTTTAGGCAAGGTTCGTAAGTTGCAATACACAATAGCCAGCATTGGTTGAACGGTTCCCTCATCTTAATGATTTCATCATTACTGTTTTCATGTGCAATCTACTGACAGCAACTGAATGCAGGCATGGACATCCAGGAAGGCCAGGGAGGTAGTTTCTCTTGGACGAGAGCTATTGGGTGGCAACGGCATTTTGGCTGATTTTCTAGTCGCAAAGGTAAGAAGGGACCCAAAAAGCCAACATTACTGTCTTACTGAGACTACTTCTTTTGATATTCACCTAACATGGGAAAATAATTGCAAAGTCCAATATTTTCTTTAAGATTTTCTCCTAGCTGCTTGTTTGTCATGGGCTCATTGCACCTTGAAAACTGAGTCAAATCGTCCTTCCCTGATGGATATGTCCGTAACAATCCTTGTCTTTGCAGGCGTTCTGTGATCTTGAGCCGATTTTCTCGTACGAGGGCACCTATGACATAAACAGCCTGGTGACCGGCAGAGAGATCACTGGGGTGGCGAGCTTCAAGCCTGCCATGTTAGCGAAATCACGCCTCTGAAGTTATTTTCCCGTTTCCCTTGAGTTGATGTGTTAAGTAGTGGCTGGAACTGCAATAGGATGGTTTGTGTGCTTGAATGCCTGCAAACTTTGGCTGAATGCCCAATTGGTGCTGTAAACGGTTTGTGTCATTTGTGTCCGTTGCGATGCCCAATTTGTGATTTGTAGCCCCAAAGTGTAGGAATACGAGAAGCAAAAGAGTGATGTTGATATTTAAGTGTCAGTTTCTCAGCTAACGTTCATTGGAGTAGTCATTTTTACCTTGCAAAATGTTGCGAGTACAttctcaacttttttttttttgggggcggggggggggggggggggggggggttatcACCAAAAGAATTCTTAATGAGAGTTTGAACGTTGTCATCAGACTAAGTGAGAAACGGTTGCTCGGGTGAGTTTtactatttgaaaaaaaattgccTACAACTTCAAACATGTTCGACTCAGCCAGCTTGGTCTTTCATGTCTCTCCCTCAGCAGGAGTGCAGGCCAAAGGACAGGAAGTACGGGTTGTTACCGCACGTTATATTTTCATGTGACATTGTCTATCCCTCACTCAAGTGAAATGAAAGATTTTTTTACTCGAATTTCTCAGATATTAGATTTAAAATTGACGGCTCGGATCAACTCCCTCTCTCTACCTTTatctccccctcccccaccccacTCCCCCCCCCACCAACCCCAACGCCGTCCCTCCCTCATCCGCCcccacctccctcctcctccttgatacctcatcggcgccggcgaggtccgccctcccaccgccgccgctccctcctccctcctccgcctcgctgTCCGCCGCCACCCTCTCCGTCTCCGCCGGCTGGCGCCGCCAAAGACACCACCGCCATCTCGACCACCACCGCCGTAGGCTACGCTGCTCCCGCCCTGGCACCGCCCAACcgccatccaccgccgcccggccggtggcgcccccgtcgccgcgcctcaccgccccatgcccgCCACCTCCGCTGGTCCGGCCTATCGCCGCTGGTCCTCCCTCTAAGGTTGCCAGTGAGTTCCCAACCTCAGCAACCCCAAAACACTAACCCCCGAACCTCCTCATCTTGCCAGAGCTTAATTCCGGTGAGAAAATTCGAGTGAGGGAAGACCATATTTCACTTGAGTGAGATATAGCCTTTACCTTCTATTAGCACCTACGCAAAGTTGTGCTGCTCCGTTAGAGTATTAGACCATTGGCATTCATCGGCATCTCGATCTCGTGCTGATCAAGTCCTTAACAGGAAATCGACGTGAAACCTTTGACACCTTGTTaggggaagggaaaaaaaggccTTGGACCCAAAGATAATCCGTACTATCCGTGACGTGTCAACGGGGACGCAACGCATGCCAATTGCTGCCAAGCCGACGGACACGCCACGCAACGGCTGCAACGCAAACGCGACCCGTCAACTCCAGGCAAGGCGCCAGCCCAGCCCGGCCCTTCCACCGCCATGTGGGCCTGCGAGCCTGTTGCCGTCATCATCAGCGGCTGATGATTGGACGTGGGAGCCCATGCCCATCCCATCCATATCCACAGGCGATGTCACCGCCTGCGCAGCTCACTTCCTATGACAGGTGGCCCCCCGGACGTTCCAGCACGTTAAAGGCTCTCCAGCCCAGTCTCTCCGACCCTCCAAATCGTTTCGTATCGTGTCGTgccgctcttcctcttcctcttcctcctctttccACCTACTGCTCCGTCTTGATCGGGAGCTCGCCGGATCCACGAGGGGAAGTTCGCGGGGCCCtcgagcgcggcgcggggcggcgatGGGAAGCTTGGGAGGTGGGTGGCGGACCGAGCTCCCCGACGGCAGGATCCGGTTGGGGGAATCGGGTGGTGGGTTGTTTTTTTTGATCTCGCCGTGGCTGACCAGTTCCTttcactgctgctgctgctgcaggtagCGGTGGCGCCGGGGCCGGCAGCAAGGTCGGGCTGCCGGCGCTGGACGTGGCGCTCGCGTTCCCTCAGGCAACGCCGGCGTCGCTCTTCCCGCCCGCCGGTGAGATGTCCCCTCGCTGCCTCCGCTCCCGCTGTTTCTGTCGTGCCCGTTGTTTGGTTGTTTTTGGTTCTGATTGGAGAGGTCGGAGTAGTTTCGGTTCAATCAATTAAAGTTGCGTAAGCTGCAAATTCTCCTTGCTTCTGCGTGGAGAAAGGGATTGAGAGCAATGTCTTTCTCATTGCTTTTAGAGTGGAGGATTGACTTTCCTGTTCATCCTTTTTAAGTAATCTCTCTAGTCTTGTGTTGCTTGATTGGGTGCAGATTGGCAGCGCTCCTGTGTTTCCTAGGTTCTTAGAGATGCTATAGGCAGAGAATATGATGTATTAGTTGGGCATCCGGAGGCTGCAACCATGTTTTGGAATTTCCATTTACCAAAAAATTGTTGGATTGTGTTTATGATTTTTCCCTCTTATCCATGGTTATGCTCAGTGGAGTTTGGTTGGATTCAGAGTTAAATTACAAAGGCTAAATGCTTCTTAGAAGGATATGGATTTCTTGTGGCGTGGTTATGTAGGAACTAAAAGAAGTCTTTGGTGTGCATTAAAAACAGTAGCGTCAACTAATGGTCCATCTGATCTGATGGGTAGCTTTCGACAATAACAATTGACTTTCCTTGTTCTTTTCTTTGTGACAAGAGTGCTTCTGATTCGATAATAATTGGGCGGCTCACTCGTACAATTTGCATTAAACCACAAGTGATGTGGACCTATTTTGTTATGTTCTGTCATTGTCAGAAAgaactagattttttttttcaatctccATCTCCTCTAGGCTTACTTTGTAACTAAATGCCGGTGGCAGTTAGGTTCATTAGCATGGCATAGTGTTACAAGCTTGGATTACTGTATCATAATTTGCAGCAGGTGAATTATGACTtggcatttttatctatttttgaGCTCACCTGTTTTTGGTTGCAGTGTCGGACTACTATCAGTTTGATGATTTGCTTACTGATGAAGAGAAGGCACTCAGGAAGAAGGTCCGAGGTATTATGGAAAAGGAAATCGCACCCATTATGACTGAAGTACGTTCTTGCTAAATACATTTACCTTTTTTTTAACGAGTAATGGTAGGAGATATATTCTTCATCGAGCTGAAGAAGATAAAAATAGTTCACATGTACATACTGGGTTACTGAAGTAGCCAGATAAGATCAATAAAAAGGTCTTATGCTGCTAGAGAAGAACTGCTTGACTCAGACTTGTTAAGAATATAATTATCTGTCTAGAGTTTCCCTTAGCAAGACTTCATAAACAACATATgcagcatatgcaatagttctGATTTTCTCACAAATTTTTTAATATGGAGTAGCTTCTTTGTAAGACATGTCTTGTGTGCTGAAATCTTGTGGTGGTGTAGTAGGTGCCATGCTTCTTCTCTACCATGACATTTTGACTTGCTGATGCACTGCAAGTCTGCGATACTGCCTCATCTTGACATAAATTTACATGGTTTCATTTCACTCTGCAGTATTGGGAGAAGGCAGAATTCCCATTTCATGCCATTCCCAACCTTGCATCTCTTGGCTTAGCTGGAGGTACAATAAAGGTACAGACCAAACAATTTGTGCTTTATTTTCGAATGTCAGGCCTACGTACACAACATTTCATTGATTTCCCCTTCAAATGTACAGGGGTATGGTTGCCCAGGATTGTCGCTTACAGCTAGCGCTATTTCGATAGCAGAAGTTGCACGGGTTGATGCGAGTTGCTCCACATTTATTTTAGTACACTCCTCTTTGGCTATGTCCACGATTGGTAAATCTAGCATTGCTTCAGAACATTTTATACATTATGTTCCATTTGATCTTGGCTAAGAAAACAACTTTGTGCACTAAAGCTCAGTGTTTCATTTCTTTGAAAGTGTAGCTCTTTGTGGATCTGAGGCTCAAAAGCAGAAATACTTACCATCTCTTGCGCAGTTCAAAACTGTTGGTTGTTGGGTGAGTTACACTGTCCAATTTACTTTTTAACCATTTGTTTTGTAATGTCAGCACCCACCACTCGGCATCTCAGTATTGAGCATGCTGTTTGATATTTCACCTTCCTCTGACAACTGTCTGCTTCCTGCAGGCATTGACAGAACCAGATTATGGAAGTGATGCAAGCTCCTTAAGGACTGCAGCAACCAaggtgtattttatttggaagcatgattttttttctgaatataAATTTGGATATTTCTATTGATGATAACAGTGTGGCCTTTTCACACTAACTTATCATGTTGGTTTTTATTTTGGAAGGTTCCTGGTGGTTGGCATTTAGATGGCCAAAAGCGCTGGATAGGTAACAGCACTTTTGCAGATGTGCTCATCATTTTAGCTAGGAATGCAGATACAAACCAACTAAACGGGTAATCATCTTCCGCACCCCCCCCCTCTCCCTAGCCTTGTGTTGCTGGTACTGTTAATATTATTCTTGTTCATCTCAGTATGAAGCTATGTCTATTGCTGATCAGTGAAAGGAATACCTTGCTTGCTGACAATGAATGTGATACACTATTTTAGATTTATTGTGAAGAAAGGAGCTCCCGGTCTAAAAGCCACAAAAATTGAAAACAAAATTGGACTCAGAATGGTTCAAAATGGAGACATAATTCTAAATAAAGTATTTGTCCCTGAGGAAGACAGATTAACAGGTATCAATTCATTTCAGGATATAAACAAGGTATTTGATACATCTTTTACAACCTCTCACACTCTGTGCTTTGTCGGATAATCAGAACTTGATTTGGTTAAAGTTTTAACTTCTGAAACAGGTTCTCGCTATGTCTCGCATTATGGTGGCGTGGCAACCGATAGGCATATCAATGGGAGTTTTTGACATCTGCCATCGGTGGGAATCACCTTACGACATCTATATTCAGTTTATTCAGCCTGATATGTTTAAGATTTCCACTTTATCACATTCTTTTACTGAACAGGTATTTGAAAGAAAGGAAACAATTTGGAGCCCCGCTGGCGGCCTTTCAGCTCAACCAAGAGAAGCTTGTCCGAATGCTTGGCAACATTCAGGCCATGCTTCTCATTGGCTGGCGACTATGCAAGCTGTACGAGTCAGGCAAAATGACGCCAGGCCATGCTAGTTTAGGAAAGGTAGGTAAACTGCAATATAGCTAGCAATCGTTTTCTCCTCTTGGGTCCCACGaaatttgcatcattatttgtATCTTGTACAATCTACTGAGACCAATTGGATGCAGGCGTGGACGTCTAGGAAGGCCAGGGAGGTAGTTTCTCTTGGCCGAGAGCTATTGGGTGGCAATGGCATTTTGGCTGATTTTCTGGTTGCCAAGGTAAGAGGGACCCAACATTTACTGAGATTTCATCTTTTGATCTTCTCCAGACATGTTGAAATTGTTAGAAAATTTAAGATCACCTCAAAGCTTTTCTACTACTTGCTTGTTTGTGATAGGCTCATTGCACTGTGTAAACAGTGTGATTCAAATTTCAATCTTTCATGAAGAAAGAAAGTGTCTGTAACGGTCCTTATCTGTGCAGGCATTCTGTGATTTGGAGCCAATATTTTCTTACGAGGGCACCTATGACATTAACAGCCTGGTGACGGGCAGAGAGATTACTGGGATCGCGAGCTTCAAACCTGCTGTGGTAACGAAATCACGCTTG from Setaria italica strain Yugu1 chromosome VII, Setaria_italica_v2.0, whole genome shotgun sequence includes the following:
- the LOC101773857 gene encoding acyl-coenzyme A oxidase 4, peroxisomal: MGSLGGGGGGGGGGGGAGAKVGLPALDVTLAFPQATPASLFPPAVSDYYQFDDLLTDEDKALRKKVRGIMEKEIAPIMPEYWEKAEFPFHAIPKLATLGLAGGTTKGYGCPGLSLTASAISTAEVARVDASCSTFILVHASLVMPTIDLCGSEVQKQKYLPSLAEFKTLGCWALTEPDYGSDASSLRTAATKVPGGWHLDGQKRWIGNSTFADMLIILARNADTNQLNGFIVKKGAPGLKATKIENKIGLRMVQNGDIVLNKVFVPEEDRLPGINSFKDINKVFAMSRVMVAWQPIGISMGVFDMCHRYLKERKQFGAPLAAFQLNQEKLVRMLGNIQAMVLVGWRLCKLYESGKMTSGHSSLGKAWTSRKAREVVSLGRELLGGNGILADFLVAKAFCDLEPIFSYEGTYDINSLVTGREITGVASFKPAMLAKSRL
- the LOC101774257 gene encoding acyl-coenzyme A oxidase 4, peroxisomal; its protein translation is MGSLGGSGGAGAGSKVGLPALDVALAFPQATPASLFPPAVSDYYQFDDLLTDEEKALRKKVRGIMEKEIAPIMTEYWEKAEFPFHAIPNLASLGLAGGTIKGYGCPGLSLTASAISIAEVARVDASCSTFILVHSSLAMSTIALCGSEAQKQKYLPSLAQFKTVGCWALTEPDYGSDASSLRTAATKVPGGWHLDGQKRWIGNSTFADVLIILARNADTNQLNGFIVKKGAPGLKATKIENKIGLRMVQNGDIILNKVFVPEEDRLTGINSFQDINKVLAMSRIMVAWQPIGISMGVFDICHRYLKERKQFGAPLAAFQLNQEKLVRMLGNIQAMLLIGWRLCKLYESGKMTPGHASLGKAWTSRKAREVVSLGRELLGGNGILADFLVAKAFCDLEPIFSYEGTYDINSLVTGREITGIASFKPAVVTKSRL